A window of the Phycisphaerae bacterium genome harbors these coding sequences:
- a CDS encoding RDD family protein produces MTDSPRFPKIICWLTALAAVGAPTAAARAERAIVQLHASGGEHVLWLVTGIREPGGQTLLQWFSYLDKPDDPPRAAPVSPQLGRIARVATVQDTIHVFFADGVHYSYSKSGDRRELRLPESAVPAAIAGTPTGRPPLLWALVTSHTAGRVEAEWLEQQRRQASKPATRELGRSSPASSLPVIEEPKRTTQSLGGYSLVRYDGLGWRPGFDAAPEFTTAARVWLCAHENRQILLWQVDAKSDEILSSWRIDDQWRANETLRLPEAPTAAFAMSSGNDLLFAAIIRERINAGGLRCWVWRMSPPNTGMRGEWLAVSSPVLDDGKPLEMDAGAAVAAFGDYLAVVRPAGNKAEAGLWSLKDGKPAKPFVDVPTRQGEPKPPSSYRNLADVIIIGVLMAVVLVIFRRRHEHTIAPAMLPAEVVVANLGKRVVAALIDMLPAMILVGWLWRTPIADFWDDLSTIGLLGRFPNDIPVPHALFWAGLAFRLIYAAYCLVFELFWSATPGKRLMGFSVVTESLDRPSRLQVLARNLTRPLELEPAMIFFLAIVFFTPYRQRIGDLLARTVVIEGTPPAKTNSQELQDDADQ; encoded by the coding sequence ATGACCGACTCGCCGAGGTTTCCGAAGATCATTTGCTGGTTGACGGCACTGGCGGCCGTGGGAGCGCCAACGGCTGCGGCCCGGGCCGAGCGGGCAATTGTTCAACTGCACGCATCGGGGGGCGAGCACGTCCTTTGGCTGGTCACCGGCATCCGCGAACCTGGCGGACAGACGCTGCTACAATGGTTCTCCTATCTGGATAAGCCGGACGATCCGCCTCGCGCGGCACCGGTCTCTCCTCAGCTCGGCCGGATCGCCCGCGTCGCCACGGTCCAGGATACGATTCACGTCTTCTTTGCCGACGGCGTTCATTACTCCTATTCGAAGTCGGGCGATCGTCGCGAGCTGCGCCTGCCGGAATCCGCGGTCCCGGCGGCGATTGCCGGAACACCCACCGGTCGGCCGCCTTTGCTATGGGCCTTGGTCACCTCGCACACGGCCGGCCGCGTTGAGGCTGAGTGGTTGGAACAGCAACGGCGTCAGGCCTCCAAGCCGGCGACCCGAGAGCTCGGACGGTCTTCACCAGCTTCCTCCTTACCGGTGATTGAAGAACCAAAACGCACGACTCAATCACTGGGCGGTTACTCCCTGGTTCGATACGACGGTTTGGGTTGGCGTCCCGGCTTCGACGCCGCTCCGGAATTCACGACGGCGGCCCGCGTGTGGTTGTGCGCCCACGAGAACCGTCAGATTCTTCTGTGGCAGGTGGACGCCAAGTCTGATGAGATTCTCTCGTCGTGGAGGATCGACGACCAGTGGCGGGCGAACGAAACACTGAGACTGCCTGAGGCCCCGACGGCTGCTTTCGCGATGTCCAGCGGCAACGACCTGTTGTTTGCCGCGATCATACGTGAGCGGATTAACGCCGGGGGGCTGCGATGCTGGGTGTGGCGGATGTCACCGCCCAACACGGGTATGCGGGGAGAATGGCTCGCCGTCTCTTCGCCGGTCCTGGACGATGGGAAGCCGCTCGAGATGGACGCGGGGGCTGCGGTGGCGGCTTTTGGAGACTATCTCGCGGTGGTCCGGCCGGCAGGCAACAAGGCGGAGGCAGGCTTATGGTCGTTAAAGGATGGCAAGCCGGCCAAACCGTTTGTGGATGTCCCCACAAGGCAGGGGGAACCCAAACCTCCCTCTTCGTATCGTAACCTGGCGGATGTCATCATCATTGGGGTGTTGATGGCGGTGGTCCTCGTGATTTTCCGCAGACGCCACGAGCATACCATAGCCCCGGCGATGTTGCCGGCCGAAGTGGTCGTGGCAAACCTGGGCAAGCGCGTGGTGGCGGCCCTCATCGACATGCTTCCGGCCATGATCCTCGTCGGTTGGCTCTGGCGGACGCCAATCGCGGATTTTTGGGACGACCTCTCCACGATCGGGCTCCTCGGACGATTCCCGAACGATATTCCCGTACCCCACGCGCTGTTCTGGGCCGGGTTGGCGTTTCGGCTGATTTATGCAGCGTACTGCCTTGTTTTCGAGCTATTCTGGTCGGCAACGCCGGGCAAGCGGCTGATGGGTTTCTCCGTTGTGACCGAGTCGCTCGACCGGCCCAGTCGTTTGCAGGTATTGGCCCGCAACCTGACCCGGCCATTGGAGCTCGAACCTGCCATGATCTTCTTCCTGGCGATTGTGTTCTTTACGCCTTACCGGCAGCGAATCGGCGATCTCTTGGCCAGGACCGTGGTGATTGAGGGCACTCCCCCCGCTAAGACAAACAGCCAGGAACTGCAGGACGACGCCGATCAGTAG
- the argJ gene encoding bifunctional glutamate N-acetyltransferase/amino-acid acetyltransferase ArgJ, whose translation MHNDTITAPAGFKAGAAACGIKQVNKLDIAVLVADDICPAAAMFTSNRFCGAPVIVGREHTRRGRLRALVVNSGCSNVATGKRGIADARAMCRRLAESIGAKPIEVLPSSTGVIGRFLPMDKILPGIDAALETLSASAEAGERFAQAIMTTDTRMKQACERVRIGRTLITVAGCCKGSGMIAPNMATMLAFLTTDAGVPPAVLKRLLKEAVAPTFNRVTVDECQSTSDTVAIMASGAAGDLNTRQTASFSKALRAVCESLAHQIVRDGEGATKVLEVIVRGAKSPADAHAVARAVAVSPLVKTAVHGGDPNWGRIVQAIGATSVTFRPEKVTVRLGKDLLFAKGAPAPRLDLVKLAEAMRQPHVSLMIDLGAGKAADRVLTCDLSREYIAINADYTT comes from the coding sequence ATGCACAACGACACCATCACCGCTCCGGCGGGTTTCAAGGCCGGTGCGGCCGCCTGCGGGATCAAACAGGTCAACAAGCTCGACATCGCGGTACTGGTCGCCGATGACATCTGCCCGGCAGCCGCCATGTTTACCTCGAACCGCTTCTGCGGGGCCCCTGTCATTGTCGGCCGGGAACACACCCGCCGGGGCCGTCTGCGGGCTCTCGTGGTTAACAGCGGCTGCTCGAACGTGGCCACGGGCAAACGCGGCATCGCAGATGCCCGAGCCATGTGTCGGCGGCTCGCCGAAAGCATCGGTGCCAAACCGATTGAGGTCTTGCCGTCGAGCACGGGGGTGATAGGCCGATTTCTTCCCATGGACAAGATCCTTCCGGGGATCGATGCCGCCCTTGAGACCTTGTCGGCATCGGCCGAGGCCGGTGAGCGGTTTGCCCAGGCGATCATGACCACGGATACCCGGATGAAGCAGGCCTGCGAGCGGGTGCGCATCGGGCGGACCCTGATCACCGTTGCCGGTTGCTGCAAGGGCAGCGGAATGATCGCCCCGAATATGGCGACCATGCTGGCTTTCCTGACGACTGATGCCGGGGTGCCGCCGGCAGTGCTCAAGAGACTGCTGAAAGAGGCGGTTGCACCAACCTTCAACCGGGTCACTGTGGATGAGTGCCAGTCCACCAGCGACACGGTGGCCATCATGGCCAGCGGGGCGGCCGGCGATCTCAACACCCGACAAACGGCCTCATTTTCCAAGGCCCTGAGAGCCGTCTGCGAGTCGCTCGCCCACCAGATCGTCCGCGATGGAGAAGGAGCCACCAAGGTGCTGGAGGTGATCGTCCGGGGCGCAAAGTCTCCCGCAGATGCCCATGCGGTGGCACGGGCGGTGGCCGTCAGCCCGTTGGTCAAGACGGCGGTCCATGGCGGAGATCCCAATTGGGGTCGGATCGTCCAAGCCATCGGGGCGACCTCTGTGACCTTTCGCCCGGAAAAGGTAACCGTGAGACTTGGCAAGGACCTGCTCTTTGCCAAAGGCGCTCCTGCTCCCCGCCTTGATCTTGTCAAGCTGGCCGAGGCGATGAGGCAACCTCACGTGAGCTTGATGATCGACCTTGGAGCGGGGAAGGCAGCCGACCGGGTGCTGACCTGTGATTTGTCGCGGGAATACATCGCGATCAATGCCGATTACACCACGTAG
- the accD gene encoding acetyl-CoA carboxylase, carboxyltransferase subunit beta, translated as MADPDVPSTTPAATSPPVLNRVDVPAGLWTQCPSCQATVYQKALEENLHVCPECGYHHRIPARTRIRQLVDPDTFEEFLGDLVSTDPLKFSDRGKYKDRLKQAQEKSGEIEAVVTGKAFIRGRPVILAVMDPFFIMASMGAVVGEKVTASLERATDENIPFVIVTASGGARMQEGMVSLVQMAKTASAVARMDDAGGLYIVVMTDPTTAGVAASFASLGDIHLAEPGAMIGFAGPRVIENTIKAKLPKGFQSAEFMLEHGFVDRIVHRRNLRTEIARIIDYAGK; from the coding sequence TTGGCAGACCCAGACGTACCCAGCACCACCCCGGCGGCCACTTCGCCGCCGGTTTTGAATCGTGTGGACGTCCCGGCAGGACTGTGGACGCAGTGTCCGTCTTGTCAGGCGACCGTCTACCAGAAGGCGTTGGAGGAAAACCTTCACGTCTGTCCGGAGTGCGGATACCACCATCGCATTCCGGCCAGGACGAGGATCAGGCAGCTTGTCGACCCGGACACCTTCGAGGAGTTCCTGGGAGACTTGGTCAGCACCGACCCGCTGAAGTTCTCCGATCGCGGGAAGTACAAGGATCGACTTAAGCAGGCACAGGAAAAATCCGGCGAGATCGAGGCCGTCGTGACGGGTAAGGCCTTTATTCGCGGCCGACCGGTGATCCTGGCCGTCATGGATCCGTTCTTCATCATGGCTTCCATGGGCGCGGTCGTCGGCGAGAAGGTCACGGCTTCCCTCGAACGGGCCACGGACGAGAACATCCCGTTTGTCATCGTAACCGCCTCCGGAGGTGCCCGGATGCAGGAGGGTATGGTTTCGTTGGTCCAGATGGCCAAGACCGCCTCGGCCGTCGCTCGAATGGACGACGCCGGGGGATTATACATCGTGGTCATGACTGACCCGACCACCGCAGGGGTGGCCGCAAGCTTTGCATCACTGGGCGATATTCACTTGGCTGAGCCCGGTGCCATGATCGGTTTTGCGGGTCCGCGGGTGATCGAGAACACCATCAAAGCTAAGCTGCCCAAAGGATTCCAGTCCGCGGAGTTCATGCTCGAACACGGGTTCGTGGATCGGATCGTCCACCGAAGAAATCTGCGGACCGAGATTGCCCGGATCATTGACTACGCGGGCAAGTAA
- a CDS encoding Hpt domain-containing protein, which translates to MANTDTSPIYSSLKDDPDMVELIEEFVGNLQHRVQAIEQAVASNNPAELVRLAHQLKGASGGFGFETIGAMAAALEQSARAATCVSDVAAEVAELVSMCRRATAQPAPW; encoded by the coding sequence ATGGCCAACACGGATACTTCACCGATCTATAGCTCTTTGAAGGACGATCCCGACATGGTGGAACTGATCGAGGAGTTTGTCGGCAACCTGCAACATCGTGTTCAGGCGATCGAGCAAGCCGTGGCTTCGAACAACCCCGCCGAACTGGTGCGATTGGCACACCAGTTGAAAGGGGCAAGCGGCGGATTTGGCTTTGAAACGATCGGTGCCATGGCGGCGGCTCTCGAACAGTCGGCAAGAGCAGCCACGTGCGTCAGCGACGTCGCTGCGGAAGTCGCGGAACTGGTTTCCATGTGCCGACGGGCAACGGCGCAACCCGCACCTTGGTAA
- a CDS encoding HU family DNA-binding protein: MAKLTKSATAKTLAEKVGITRKQAMLFMEELATLAYKEAKNSFTLPGLGKLVLVNRKARMGRNPATGEAIKIPAKKVVKFRVAKACKDAILGTAGKKPPKKKK; this comes from the coding sequence ATGGCCAAACTTACGAAATCGGCCACCGCCAAGACGCTTGCAGAAAAGGTTGGGATTACCCGCAAGCAGGCAATGCTGTTCATGGAAGAATTGGCGACACTGGCCTACAAGGAGGCCAAGAACAGCTTCACGCTGCCGGGTCTTGGCAAGCTCGTGCTGGTCAATCGGAAAGCCCGTATGGGCCGCAATCCGGCGACCGGCGAAGCGATCAAGATCCCGGCCAAGAAGGTCGTGAAGTTCCGTGTTGCCAAGGCATGCAAGGATGCGATCCTTGGGACCGCCGGCAAGAAGCCTCCCAAGAAGAAGAAGTAA